A window of Rhodococcus sp. SGAir0479 contains these coding sequences:
- a CDS encoding MBL fold metallo-hydrolase: MLVTGFPAGMFQTNCYILAQDDAKRCVVVDPGQDAAEPLFRFLEQQDLTPEAVLLTHGHLDHTWSVAPVCERYGIPAYIHPEDRYMLTDPGRGIGPSMNQFIAGVEFREPAEVIELADGDEFTAAGIDFVVDHTPGHTQGSVVLRTEITTDGGPLQVALTGDTLFQGSIGRSDLPGGNHEQLLESIARKLLVLDDGTAILPGHGGSSSIGQERAANPFLVGLTASQ, translated from the coding sequence CAGGACGACGCGAAGAGGTGCGTCGTCGTCGACCCCGGGCAGGATGCCGCCGAGCCGTTGTTCCGCTTCCTCGAGCAGCAGGACCTGACGCCGGAGGCGGTGCTGCTCACGCACGGCCACCTGGACCACACCTGGTCGGTGGCGCCGGTGTGCGAACGCTACGGGATTCCCGCGTACATCCACCCCGAGGACCGCTACATGCTCACCGATCCGGGCCGCGGTATCGGGCCGAGTATGAACCAGTTCATCGCGGGCGTGGAGTTCCGTGAGCCCGCCGAGGTCATCGAGCTGGCGGACGGAGACGAGTTCACCGCTGCCGGAATCGATTTCGTCGTCGACCACACGCCGGGCCACACGCAGGGGTCGGTGGTGCTGCGCACCGAGATCACCACCGACGGTGGACCGTTGCAGGTCGCGCTCACCGGCGACACGCTGTTCCAGGGGTCGATCGGGCGCAGCGACCTGCCCGGCGGCAACCACGAGCAGTTGCTGGAGTCGATCGCGCGCAAACTGCTCGTGCTGGACGACGGCACCGCGATCCTGCCCGGGCACGGCGGGTCGAGCTCGATCGGCCAGGAGCGTGCCGCCAATCCGTTCCTCGTTGGACTGACCGCCTCCCAGTAA
- the hisS gene encoding histidine--tRNA ligase translates to MTKSGASTFSAPKGIPDYVPPQSAEFVAVRDGLTRAARLAGYGHIELPIFEDTGLFARGVGESTDVVSKEMYTFADRGDRSVTLRPEGTAGVMRAVIEHGLDRGQLPVKLSYAGPFFRYERPQAGRYRQLQQVGVEAIGVDDPALDAEVIAIADAGFRGLGLDGFRLEITSLGDDTCRPQYRERLQEFLFGLDLDEETRRRAEINPLRVLDDKRPDVREKTAGAPLMLDHLSESAKAHFDQVLAHLDALGVPYVINPRMVRGLDYYTKTTFEFVHDGLGAQSGIGGGGRYDGLMAQLGGQPLSGIGFGLGVDRTILALAAEGKSAGTPARCEVFGVPLGGAAKARMVKIAHDLRAAGIRVDMVYGDRGIKGSMKAADRSGARLALVLGDQDLEAGTIGVKNLGTGDQVSVSLDDVVAQTGSLLADA, encoded by the coding sequence GTGACCAAGTCAGGCGCCAGTACCTTCTCGGCCCCCAAGGGCATTCCCGACTACGTTCCGCCGCAGTCCGCGGAGTTCGTCGCCGTGCGCGACGGACTGACCCGGGCGGCGCGGCTGGCGGGTTACGGCCACATCGAGCTGCCGATCTTCGAGGACACCGGACTGTTCGCCCGCGGGGTCGGCGAGTCCACCGACGTCGTCTCGAAGGAGATGTACACGTTCGCCGACCGGGGCGACCGTTCGGTGACGCTGCGTCCCGAGGGGACGGCCGGGGTGATGCGCGCGGTCATCGAGCACGGGCTCGATCGCGGCCAGCTGCCGGTGAAGCTGAGCTACGCCGGACCGTTCTTCCGCTACGAACGTCCGCAGGCGGGCCGCTACCGGCAGCTGCAGCAGGTGGGTGTCGAGGCGATCGGCGTGGACGATCCTGCACTCGACGCCGAGGTGATCGCGATCGCCGACGCCGGTTTCCGCGGCCTCGGTCTCGACGGCTTCCGCCTCGAGATCACTTCGCTCGGCGACGACACCTGCCGACCGCAGTACCGGGAACGGCTGCAGGAGTTCCTGTTCGGCCTGGACCTGGACGAGGAGACCCGCCGCCGCGCCGAGATCAACCCGCTGCGGGTGCTCGACGACAAGCGGCCGGACGTTCGCGAGAAGACGGCCGGCGCCCCGCTGATGCTCGATCACCTCTCCGAGAGCGCGAAGGCGCACTTCGACCAGGTGCTCGCCCACCTGGACGCGCTCGGCGTCCCGTACGTGATCAATCCGCGCATGGTGCGCGGCCTCGACTACTACACCAAGACGACGTTCGAGTTCGTGCACGACGGACTGGGCGCGCAGTCCGGCATCGGCGGCGGTGGTCGCTACGACGGCCTCATGGCGCAGCTCGGGGGACAGCCGCTGTCGGGCATCGGATTCGGTCTCGGTGTCGACCGGACGATCCTGGCGCTCGCCGCCGAGGGCAAGTCCGCCGGCACGCCCGCTCGCTGCGAGGTGTTCGGAGTTCCGCTCGGCGGCGCGGCGAAGGCCCGAATGGTGAAGATCGCGCACGATCTGCGGGCGGCGGGGATCCGCGTCGACATGGTCTACGGCGACCGCGGCATCAAGGGTTCGATGAAGGCGGCCGACCGCTCCGGGGCGCGACTCGCGCTCGTGCTGGGCGATCAGGATCTCGAGGCCGGGACCATCGGCGTGAAGAATCTGGGTACCGGCGACCAGGTGTCGGTGTCGCTGGACGACGTTGTCGCGCAGACGGGTTCGCTTCTTGCCGACGCCTGA
- a CDS encoding helix-turn-helix transcriptional regulator translates to MVGLWPVLDRRSVVRGAEELLRDGTSCGVVLVGTAGVGKTTTARELVGSLTGDARWIVGTESTQNIPLGAFAPHLARTTSRDPVVALRAVRDVLAEDGLAPDGGVGIVGVDDAHLLDEFSAGLVHQLAVGRDARLVVTVRSGAPVPGAIEALWKDGLLTPFVVPPFTREEMDQELATVLGAPVERFSADAIWEESEGNPLFLRHLVESALDGGTLRKSGGVWQLRGRPGVSPALASLLESRFARTPQDALDVVDYLAFCEPLELEVLSELVGRRSIEEAERMDLVRVRDVGHAHVVRLAHPLFGEVIRDRAGVLAAQRIKRRLVEVLRESPDPGVVTSMRIAELAMESGVQPDPELLVRGAEDAIAMCSLEQGARLATAAVRLGAGFDASFALGRALMWQGMGNEAEEVFAAVDPDRLCEYDVARWLLTRVASLYLEAGRPSDAVELFEKERGRITDPVLKVSVVALDAVLHLYDCRPERAIALAREVEAAPEAHPWARASGVFAGVAALTVSGRGFEVGALASSAWEAISHGDGLLRFHIGYFEVQALTLVGRLGAARATAARYRELAAGQPNSAALADVASGVVELTSGRLDEAAAHLTEALAVLDRATRSEWMLLAAVSLCQVRAAQGRPEDAAAALGIAERHAGPELAFFDPLIDIARAWVAGAEGEVSAAAHAARRGAEAAAASGQFAIEVLALDVATTFGDYSTVARLGELASVVDGPFGKVAAARARALAKADGPALEALAGDFERVGALLAAADMYAQAATAYSRANDRRGELAAAGNAHWLASRCDGATTPALAKAARPLPLTDREREVAVLVGRGLSNKDIARRLVLSVRTVEGHIYRACEKLALSHRSDLAKLVQV, encoded by the coding sequence ATGGTCGGTCTCTGGCCCGTCCTCGATCGCCGCTCGGTGGTCCGGGGCGCAGAGGAACTGCTCCGCGACGGCACCTCGTGCGGGGTGGTGCTGGTCGGCACCGCCGGGGTGGGCAAGACGACGACGGCACGCGAATTGGTGGGTTCGCTCACCGGCGACGCCCGCTGGATCGTCGGGACCGAATCCACGCAGAACATCCCGCTCGGTGCTTTCGCGCCGCACCTGGCCCGTACGACGTCGCGTGATCCGGTCGTCGCGCTGCGGGCGGTGCGGGACGTGCTCGCCGAGGACGGTCTGGCCCCCGACGGCGGGGTGGGGATCGTCGGTGTCGACGACGCGCACCTGCTCGACGAGTTCTCGGCGGGCCTCGTGCACCAGCTGGCGGTCGGGCGCGACGCCCGACTGGTGGTGACTGTGCGCAGCGGCGCCCCGGTGCCGGGGGCGATCGAGGCCCTGTGGAAGGACGGCCTGCTCACGCCGTTCGTCGTCCCGCCCTTCACGCGCGAGGAGATGGACCAGGAACTGGCGACGGTGCTGGGTGCTCCCGTCGAGCGGTTCAGCGCCGACGCGATCTGGGAGGAGTCGGAAGGGAACCCGTTGTTCCTGCGGCACCTGGTGGAGAGCGCGCTCGACGGCGGCACACTGCGGAAGTCCGGTGGCGTGTGGCAGCTGCGGGGTCGGCCCGGTGTCTCCCCGGCGCTCGCGTCGTTGCTGGAGTCCCGCTTCGCCCGCACCCCTCAGGACGCGCTCGACGTCGTCGACTACCTGGCCTTCTGCGAGCCGCTCGAGCTCGAGGTGCTCAGCGAACTCGTGGGCCGCCGCTCCATCGAGGAGGCCGAGCGTATGGACCTGGTGCGGGTCCGCGACGTGGGGCACGCCCACGTCGTTCGGCTGGCGCATCCGCTCTTCGGTGAGGTGATCCGCGACCGCGCCGGCGTCCTGGCCGCGCAGCGGATCAAACGCCGCCTCGTCGAGGTGCTGCGCGAATCGCCGGATCCGGGTGTGGTGACGTCGATGCGGATCGCGGAACTGGCGATGGAATCGGGGGTCCAGCCGGACCCGGAGTTGCTGGTGCGCGGCGCCGAGGATGCGATCGCGATGTGCAGCCTCGAGCAGGGCGCCCGGCTCGCGACTGCGGCGGTGCGGCTCGGTGCCGGCTTCGACGCCTCCTTCGCGCTCGGTCGGGCGCTGATGTGGCAGGGCATGGGAAACGAGGCCGAGGAGGTGTTCGCGGCCGTCGACCCCGATCGGTTGTGCGAGTACGACGTCGCCCGGTGGTTGCTGACCCGGGTGGCCAGTCTGTACCTCGAGGCGGGGCGTCCGAGCGACGCGGTCGAGTTGTTCGAGAAGGAACGCGGTCGCATCACCGATCCGGTCCTGAAGGTGTCGGTGGTCGCGCTGGACGCGGTGCTGCACCTGTACGACTGCCGGCCCGAACGGGCGATCGCGCTGGCCCGCGAGGTGGAGGCGGCGCCCGAGGCGCACCCGTGGGCGCGGGCGAGCGGTGTCTTCGCCGGCGTCGCGGCCCTCACCGTGTCCGGGCGCGGGTTCGAGGTCGGGGCGCTCGCCTCGTCCGCGTGGGAGGCGATCTCGCACGGGGACGGCCTGCTCCGCTTCCACATCGGCTACTTCGAGGTGCAGGCGCTCACGCTGGTGGGCCGCCTCGGTGCCGCCCGGGCCACCGCGGCACGGTACCGGGAACTCGCTGCCGGACAACCCAACAGCGCGGCCCTCGCGGACGTCGCCTCCGGGGTGGTGGAACTGACGAGCGGGCGGCTCGACGAGGCCGCCGCGCATCTCACCGAAGCGCTGGCCGTTCTCGACCGTGCGACGCGGTCGGAGTGGATGCTGTTGGCGGCGGTCAGCCTGTGCCAGGTGCGGGCGGCGCAGGGACGACCGGAGGACGCGGCCGCGGCGCTCGGGATCGCGGAGCGGCACGCCGGGCCGGAACTCGCCTTCTTCGACCCGCTGATCGACATCGCTCGCGCCTGGGTCGCGGGCGCGGAGGGGGAGGTGTCGGCGGCAGCGCACGCCGCCCGGCGCGGCGCCGAGGCGGCGGCAGCGTCCGGACAGTTCGCGATCGAGGTTCTCGCCCTGGATGTCGCGACGACGTTCGGCGACTACTCGACCGTCGCCCGGCTCGGTGAACTGGCGAGCGTGGTCGACGGCCCGTTCGGGAAGGTCGCGGCCGCCCGGGCGCGGGCACTGGCCAAGGCGGACGGTCCGGCGCTCGAGGCACTGGCCGGCGACTTCGAACGCGTGGGCGCACTGCTCGCGGCCGCCGACATGTACGCGCAGGCCGCGACCGCCTACTCCCGCGCCAACGACCGGCGCGGCGAGCTCGCGGCGGCCGGGAACGCGCACTGGCTGGCCTCGCGGTGCGACGGCGCCACCACTCCGGCCCTCGCGAAGGCCGCCCGGCCGCTCCCGCTCACCGACCGGGAGCGGGAGGTCGCGGTGCTGGTGGGACGCGGCCTGTCGAACAAGGACATCGCCCGCCGGCTCGTGCTGTCGGTGCGTACCGTCGAGGGACACATCTACCGGGCGTGCGAGAAACTCGCGCTCAGTCACCGCAGCGACCTGGCCAAACTCGTGCAGGTGTGA
- a CDS encoding malate dehydrogenase produces MGTAAVDRAPVTVTVTGASGQIAYGLLFRIAAGDMLGPDTPIRLRLLEIPSAVRSAEGVAMELDDGAFPLLDGIEISDDPAVGFAGSEIAILVGARPRTQGMERSDLLAANGAIFSEQGRALQSGAAESVKVLVVGNPANTNALIAMNNAPDVPRTAFSALTRLDHNRAIAQLAHKTGEPAADISRMTIWGNHSATQYPDLSHAVVGNKSAEDAVSDREWIETDFIPTVQQRGTAIIAARGSSSAASAASAAIDHVRDWVRGTPANDWVSMAVCSDGSYGVPEGLISSFPVTCGDGGYRIVPDLDIDAFSRARIDRSVAELAEEREAVRALGLI; encoded by the coding sequence ATGGGTACTGCAGCTGTCGACAGAGCGCCGGTCACGGTCACCGTGACGGGAGCTTCGGGTCAGATCGCCTACGGTCTGCTCTTCCGGATCGCGGCGGGTGACATGCTCGGCCCCGACACGCCGATTCGGTTACGGCTGTTGGAGATTCCGTCCGCGGTCCGGTCCGCGGAGGGAGTCGCCATGGAGCTCGACGACGGTGCGTTCCCGCTGCTGGACGGCATCGAGATCAGCGACGATCCGGCGGTGGGCTTCGCCGGCTCGGAGATCGCGATCCTCGTCGGAGCGCGCCCGCGCACGCAGGGCATGGAACGCTCGGACCTGCTGGCGGCGAACGGCGCCATCTTCTCCGAGCAGGGCCGCGCCCTGCAGTCCGGTGCCGCGGAGAGCGTCAAGGTGCTGGTCGTCGGCAATCCGGCCAACACCAACGCGCTGATCGCGATGAACAACGCGCCCGATGTCCCGCGGACGGCGTTCTCGGCGCTCACCCGGCTCGATCACAACCGGGCGATCGCGCAGCTCGCCCACAAGACCGGCGAGCCCGCCGCCGACATCAGCCGAATGACCATCTGGGGCAACCACTCCGCCACGCAATATCCCGATCTGAGCCACGCGGTCGTGGGCAACAAGTCGGCCGAGGACGCGGTGTCGGATCGGGAGTGGATCGAAACCGACTTCATTCCCACTGTCCAGCAGCGAGGGACCGCGATCATCGCGGCCCGCGGCTCGTCGTCGGCGGCCTCCGCGGCGAGCGCGGCAATCGACCACGTGCGCGACTGGGTCCGTGGTACCCCCGCGAACGACTGGGTGTCGATGGCCGTGTGTTCCGACGGCTCCTACGGCGTTCCGGAAGGACTGATCAGCTCGTTCCCCGTCACGTGCGGCGACGGGGGCTACCGCATCGTCCCGGATCTCGACATCGACGCGTTCTCCCGCGCGCGCATCGACCGGTCGGTCGCGGAGCTCGCGGAGGAACGTGAGGCGGTGCGGGCGCTCGGCCTGATCTGA
- a CDS encoding type VII secretion target — protein sequence MNGFSAVPDEIRAYGDVASGAAAHIAATEGADIAANAAALAPVFGVIGADFLATYATTQATHAASVAALANVFAGTGTVAHAIAAAYEHADQTTGTVLGAAGTTLGDDA from the coding sequence TTGAACGGGTTTTCTGCTGTACCCGACGAAATTCGGGCATACGGCGACGTCGCGTCCGGGGCCGCGGCGCATATCGCCGCCACCGAGGGGGCGGACATCGCGGCGAACGCCGCCGCGCTGGCGCCGGTGTTCGGCGTGATCGGCGCCGACTTCCTGGCGACGTACGCCACCACGCAGGCCACGCACGCCGCTTCGGTCGCCGCACTGGCGAACGTCTTCGCCGGAACCGGCACCGTCGCGCACGCGATCGCCGCGGCGTACGAGCACGCCGACCAGACCACCGGAACGGTGCTCGGCGCCGCCGGGACGACACTGGGAGACGACGCGTGA
- a CDS encoding TetR/AcrR family transcriptional regulator: MTTTGAGRPRLRTRTRPGATARDEILDAAAELFTTRGFTGTSTRMIADAVGIRQASMYHHFSTKDDILAALLLGTVAGPVEQAGRIRAHCGDPVVRVYALALFDAGQLAGSRWNLGALYLLPEVTTDRFAEFRSLRDRLMATYTAFARDALAAIGGRDCGPGTADLPFRLVEATISARSDAAAHRTGSAVTPHTVATAALRTLGWDGPVDAVSAAADALLAGLAESCPQADD; this comes from the coding sequence ATGACGACGACCGGCGCCGGCAGACCGCGCCTGAGAACCCGCACCCGGCCGGGGGCGACCGCGCGCGACGAGATTCTCGACGCCGCGGCCGAACTGTTCACCACCCGGGGATTCACCGGCACCTCGACGCGGATGATCGCGGACGCGGTCGGCATCCGGCAGGCATCGATGTACCACCACTTCTCCACCAAGGACGACATCCTGGCCGCACTGCTGCTCGGGACCGTCGCGGGCCCCGTGGAGCAGGCCGGACGGATCCGCGCGCACTGCGGCGATCCCGTCGTGCGGGTGTACGCGCTGGCCCTCTTCGACGCCGGCCAGCTCGCCGGGTCCCGATGGAACCTCGGTGCGCTCTACCTGTTGCCCGAGGTGACCACCGACCGGTTCGCCGAGTTCCGGTCCCTGCGGGACCGGCTGATGGCGACGTACACCGCATTCGCGCGCGATGCGCTGGCGGCGATCGGTGGCCGGGACTGCGGTCCCGGCACCGCCGACCTGCCGTTCCGGCTCGTCGAGGCGACCATCAGTGCGCGGTCCGACGCGGCGGCGCATCGGACCGGGTCCGCCGTCACGCCACACACGGTCGCGACCGCCGCCCTCCGCACCCTCGGGTGGGACGGTCCGGTCGACGCCGTCTCCGCTGCCGCAGACGCCCTCCTGGCCGGGCTCGCCGAGAGTTGTCCACAGGCCGACGACTGA
- a CDS encoding amino acid permease, protein MTAAVAAASNDRGDLAEFGYEQQLHRSLGKFGSFAAGFSFVSILTTIFQLFGLGFGFAGPAFFWTWPVVFLGQFMVALCFAELAARYPISGAIYQWSRRLGGEIVGWFAGWFMIVAQVVTAAAAAIALQVVLPAVWSGCQVVGDDPALTSASGAANAVLLGSILLVLTTIINCVGVNWMSRLNSIGVTCEIVGVVAVIGMFLTHAQRGPDVVFDTGGAQSGYGWAWIVSGLMAAYVMVGFGSAGELAEETHNPRRVAPRTIRLALSVSALGGGLMIVGALMAAPSLTDGRLATEGLPYVLTSILSSPWGTLLLVDVAIAVFVCTLAIQTAASRLMFSMARDGRLPASAVLARVNPRTGTPIAPSVLVGVLCIAVLAVNVGNSAIFATLSSVCIVLIYLAYLMVTVPMLVRRLSGRPLGGPEVDTDGRKLFSLGVFGIPVNVAAVAYGALMVVNLSWPRAEIFDPTGEYPILRWAAPLAVLAVVLVGAACCSPRGAARATVSRPVPIGA, encoded by the coding sequence ATGACAGCCGCCGTCGCCGCAGCGTCGAACGACCGGGGTGATCTGGCCGAGTTCGGCTACGAACAGCAGCTGCACCGTTCCCTCGGCAAGTTCGGGTCCTTCGCGGCCGGCTTCTCGTTCGTCTCGATCCTCACCACGATCTTCCAATTGTTCGGGCTGGGATTCGGATTCGCGGGCCCGGCCTTCTTCTGGACCTGGCCCGTCGTCTTCCTCGGTCAGTTCATGGTGGCGCTGTGTTTCGCGGAACTGGCCGCCCGCTACCCGATCTCGGGCGCGATCTACCAGTGGTCCCGGCGGCTCGGCGGCGAGATCGTCGGGTGGTTCGCCGGCTGGTTCATGATCGTCGCGCAGGTCGTCACCGCGGCGGCCGCGGCGATCGCACTGCAGGTGGTGCTACCGGCGGTCTGGAGCGGGTGCCAGGTGGTCGGGGACGATCCCGCCCTGACGTCGGCGAGCGGTGCCGCCAACGCGGTCCTGCTCGGATCGATCCTTTTGGTGCTGACGACGATCATCAACTGCGTCGGCGTGAACTGGATGTCACGGCTCAACAGCATCGGTGTGACCTGCGAGATCGTCGGTGTCGTCGCGGTGATCGGCATGTTCCTCACCCACGCGCAGCGCGGGCCGGACGTGGTGTTCGACACCGGCGGCGCGCAGTCGGGGTACGGCTGGGCCTGGATCGTGTCGGGCCTGATGGCCGCGTACGTCATGGTCGGCTTCGGTTCGGCCGGTGAGCTGGCCGAGGAGACGCACAACCCGCGCCGGGTCGCACCGCGCACCATCCGACTGGCGCTGTCGGTGTCCGCGCTCGGCGGCGGACTGATGATCGTCGGAGCGCTCATGGCGGCCCCGAGTCTCACCGACGGGCGACTGGCCACCGAGGGCCTGCCGTACGTGCTGACCTCGATCCTCAGCTCGCCGTGGGGGACGTTGCTGCTGGTCGACGTGGCGATCGCGGTGTTCGTGTGCACGCTCGCGATCCAGACCGCGGCGTCGCGGCTGATGTTCTCGATGGCGCGTGACGGCCGGTTGCCGGCCAGTGCCGTGCTCGCCCGGGTCAACCCCCGCACCGGCACGCCGATCGCGCCCAGCGTCCTCGTCGGAGTGCTGTGCATCGCGGTGCTGGCCGTCAACGTCGGCAACTCCGCGATCTTCGCGACGCTCTCGAGCGTATGCATCGTGCTGATCTACCTCGCGTACCTCATGGTGACCGTCCCGATGCTCGTCCGGCGCCTGTCCGGCCGGCCGCTCGGTGGCCCGGAGGTGGACACCGACGGCCGAAAGCTGTTCTCGCTCGGCGTCTTCGGGATACCGGTCAACGTGGCCGCGGTCGCCTACGGCGCGCTCATGGTCGTCAACCTGTCCTGGCCGCGCGCCGAGATCTTCGATCCCACGGGGGAGTACCCGATCCTCCGGTGGGCCGCGCCGCTCGCGGTGCTCGCCGTGGTGCTCGTCGGCGCCGCCTGTTGTTCCCCGCGCGGCGCCGCCCGCGCAACCGTTTCCCGTCCCGTCCCGATCGGAGCCTGA
- a CDS encoding urea amidolyase associated protein UAAP1, protein MTTIDHDRPTATSTTASARAHARAQEGTIAAAMPVVPAAAWPAPPEGVAADRLVWAETVPGGRYATKVLGRGTRVRLRDLDGRACAHVLLHRADAPWERLNVADTVKVPWQAYVGAGHPLLSDAGRVLATVVADTSGHHDALCGTTSASMNGAKYGAGELHSSSPAGRELFTVAAAKHGLGPRDLPPSLSFFHGVRVAPDGALVSTGTAGADTYVDLLLHLPVIVSIANTAHPLDPSPEFATTALEILAWSAPEDLDALPNDDPEYRRAVLNTEDAWTARRGAAPLDGKDAR, encoded by the coding sequence GTGACCACCATCGACCACGACCGTCCGACCGCCACGTCCACCACGGCCAGCGCCCGCGCGCACGCTCGGGCCCAGGAGGGGACGATCGCCGCCGCGATGCCGGTGGTCCCCGCCGCCGCCTGGCCCGCTCCGCCCGAGGGCGTCGCCGCCGATCGCCTCGTGTGGGCCGAGACGGTGCCCGGGGGGCGGTACGCGACCAAGGTGCTGGGCCGCGGAACCCGCGTGCGCCTGCGTGACCTCGATGGCCGCGCGTGCGCACACGTGCTGTTGCACCGCGCCGACGCGCCGTGGGAGCGGCTGAACGTCGCCGACACCGTGAAGGTCCCGTGGCAGGCGTACGTCGGTGCGGGTCACCCGCTGCTGTCGGATGCGGGGCGGGTACTCGCCACCGTCGTCGCCGACACCTCCGGGCACCACGACGCGCTGTGCGGCACCACCTCCGCGTCCATGAACGGCGCGAAGTACGGTGCGGGCGAGCTGCATTCGTCCTCGCCCGCCGGGCGCGAGCTGTTCACGGTCGCCGCGGCCAAACACGGGCTGGGGCCGCGCGACCTACCGCCGTCGCTGTCGTTCTTCCACGGCGTGCGCGTCGCTCCGGACGGCGCGCTCGTCTCCACCGGGACCGCCGGCGCGGACACGTACGTCGACCTGCTGCTGCACCTGCCGGTGATCGTGTCGATCGCCAACACCGCCCACCCGCTCGACCCGTCCCCGGAGTTCGCGACGACCGCGCTCGAGATCCTCGCCTGGTCCGCCCCCGAGGACCTCGACGCCCTCCCGAACGACGACCCCGAATACCGCCGCGCCGTACTCAACACCGAGGACGCCTGGACCGCGCGCCGCGGCGCCGCACCGCTCGACGGAAAGGATGCACGATGA
- a CDS encoding urea amidolyase associated protein UAAP2: MTALLPAPHDLALIPGEILLDETVAPRGPWSAVVAAGDVLTVVDLHGNQAVDTLIYAASDHSRRYSAAATVVAQRNLFLTAGSVLRADDGTPLMTIVADEVGNHDTVGGACSQESNTLRYGHHTKHQHACVENFLVEGARWGLGKRDLVSNINFFMNVPVDPDGALGIVDGLSAPGKRLALRAEVDALVLVSNCPQINNPCNGFDPTAVRMIVTRPQEVRA; the protein is encoded by the coding sequence ATGACCGCCCTGCTGCCCGCACCCCACGACCTCGCCCTGATCCCGGGAGAGATCCTGCTCGACGAGACCGTCGCCCCCCGCGGACCGTGGTCCGCAGTCGTGGCCGCCGGCGACGTCCTGACCGTCGTCGACCTGCACGGTAACCAGGCGGTCGACACCCTGATCTACGCCGCCTCCGACCACTCCCGGCGCTACTCGGCGGCGGCCACGGTCGTCGCGCAGCGCAACCTCTTCCTCACCGCCGGCAGCGTCCTGCGCGCCGACGACGGGACCCCGCTGATGACGATCGTCGCCGACGAGGTCGGCAATCACGACACCGTCGGCGGTGCGTGCTCGCAGGAGTCGAACACCCTGCGCTACGGGCACCACACCAAGCACCAGCACGCGTGCGTCGAGAACTTCCTCGTCGAGGGCGCCCGGTGGGGGCTGGGCAAACGCGACCTGGTCTCCAACATCAACTTCTTCATGAACGTCCCGGTGGACCCCGACGGTGCGCTCGGCATCGTCGACGGCCTGTCCGCGCCCGGCAAGCGCCTGGCCCTGCGCGCCGAAGTCGACGCGCTCGTCCTCGTCTCCAACTGCCCACAGATCAACAACCCGTGCAACGGGTTCGACCCGACCGCGGTCCGCATGATCGTGACCCGGCCGCAGGAGGTGCGCGCATGA